GCCGAAGCGCGCCTTGAACTCGTGGAACTCGGAGCCGTCGACGATGCGGGCGATGATCTCGCGCACGTCGTAGGGCTTGCGCGTGTCGCTGGGCACCACGCCGTGCAGCTCCTGCGGGTCGTACTTCGGCGGGCGCGGCTCGCGCGCCTGCGCCGGCAGCGCCTTGTCGCCGCCGAGCGTGGCCACCGCCTGCCGCGCCAGCGACAGCGCGTGCAGGTCGTTGTGCGCCAGGTGGTCGGCCACGCCGGACAGCCGCGTGTGCACGTCGCCGCCGCCCAGGTCCTCGGCCGACACCACTTCGCCGATGGCGGCCTTCACCAGCGGCGGCCCGCCCAGGAAGATGGTGCCCTGGTTCTTCACGATGATGGCCTCGTCGCTCATCGCCGGCACGTAGGCGCCGCCGGCGGTGCACGAGCCCATCACCACGGCGATCTGGGCGATGCCCTGGGCCGACAGGTTGGCCTGGTTGTAGAAGATGCGGCCGAAGTGCTCGCGGTCGGGGAACACCTCGTCCTGGTTGGGCAGGTTGGCGCCGCCCGAATCGACCAGGTAGATGCAGGGCAGCCGGTTCTGCAGGGCGATCTCCTGCGCCCGCAGGTGCTTCTTGACGGTCAGCGGGTAGTAGGTGCCGCCCTTGACGGTGGCGTCGTTGCAGACGATCACCACCTCGCGGCCGCCCACCCGGCCGATGCCGGTGATGACCCCGGCGCTGGGCGCGGCATCGTCGTACATGCCGTGCGCCGCCATCGGCGACAGCTCCAGGAACGGCGTGCCGGGATCCAGCAGCATCTGCACGCGGTCGCGCGGCAGCAGCTTGCCGCGCGCGGTGTGCTTGGCGCGCGCCGCCTCGCCGCCGCCGAGCGCGTGCCGCGCGACCTGTGCCTGCAGGTCGGCGACCAGTTCGCGCATGGCCTGCGCATGGGCCTGGAATTCGGCGGAGCGGGGATTGAGTTGGGTTTCCAGAACGGGCATGTGTTTCTCGCGGGAGCGGACCGCAGCCCGGGAGACTACGCCAGCCCGCGGCCGCCCGGCTGCCGCGCGAGTTGCAAATCGTGCCACACTGAGCTCATGTCTTCCGCCGCCGGGCGGGCGCCCGGGCCGGCCCCGGCCGCCGCCACGCCCATCGCCTTTGCCCGAGCCATCGTTGCCGCGTACCGGCGCTACGGCGGAGCGCCGGACGAGGCCCTGCGGACGGCACGGATCGCGCCAGCGCAATTGCGCCAGCCGCAAGGCCGCATGACGGCACGCCAGATGGAGCTGCTGTCGGCCGCGGCCATGCAGGAGCTCGACGACGAAGGGCTGGGTGCGTTCAGCCGGAAGCTGCCCTGGGGCAGCTACGGCCTGCTGGCGCGCGCCTCGCTCACGGCGCCCGATCTGGGGGTGGCGCTGGGCCGCTGGTGCCGGCACCACGGCCTGCTGGTCCCGGACATCCGGCTCGAGCTGGCCACCACCGGCGACAGCGCCGTGGTCCGCCTGCACGAGCTCGTGCCGCTGCAGCCGGCCGCCCGCGAGCTGTCGATCGCCTTCATCCTGCGCAACGTGCATGGGCTGGCCTGCTGGTACGTCGACTCGCGCATCCCGCTGCAGGGGGCGGACTTCCCGTTCGCGGCGCCGCCCCACGCCGACGCCTATGCGCACATGTTCCCCGGCGGGCCGCTGTCGTTCGGCCAGGCGCCGGCTTCGATCCGCTTCGATGCCCGCTACCTGGCCCTGCCGCTGCGGCGCGACGAGAAGGCCCTGAGCCAGCTGCTGCGCCAGCGTGCGCTGAGCGTCACGGTGCTGCAGTACCGGCGCGACCGGCTGCTGGTGCCGCAGGTGCGGCAGGCGCTGGCCGCCCACCCCGGCCGCAGCCACAGCGCCGAGTCGGTGGCCGGCCTGCTGCACCTGTCGGCGCGCACCCTGCACCGGCAGCTCAAGGCCGAAGGGGCCAGCCTGCAGCAGCTCAAGGACGAGGTGCGGTTCGATCTCGCGCGCGACCTGCTGCTGCGCACGGCGCGGCCGCTCAAGCAGGTGGCGGTGGCGGCCGGCTTTCGCAACGAGAAGAGCTTCGCGCGCGCCTTCAAGGCCCGGATGGGCGCGGCGCCGGGCGAGTTCCGCGCGGCGGGCGGCTCCTCGAGCCGGGTCTGAAGCTGGGCGGACGGCGCCGGATCAGGCCCTGCACGCGCCGCTAACGGAGCCGGGCGGGAGGCGGGCGTCAGTTACGCACTGCCCCGCGACCCGCTTGGGGATTCAGGCGCCGGTGCCGGACGCCGAGGTACGCAGGGTGCCGGGCTGGACGCTGCCGACACCGGGGCCGCCGACACGCAGCTCGCTGCCTTCGACGAACACCGGGGTACCCACGGCCAGCGGCTCGGACCGGCGCAGGGTGCGCACGCTGCCGTCTTCCATGCGCACCTGCACGTCGTAGGCAACGGTGGAACGCGCGCGCTTCTCGACCTCGTGGCCGGCCAGTCCGCCGCCCACGGCGCCGACCACGGCCATCGCCTTCTTGCCGTTGCCGCCGCCGACCTGGTTGCCCAGCAGGCCACCGACCAGGGCGCCGCCGACCGCGCCCAGGCCGGTGCCCTGGCCCTTTTCCTTCACCTCATGCACGGCCAGCACCGTGCCGCAGGTGGCGCAGATGGCCGCGCGGGTGGTCTGGACCGGGGCCGGCGGTGCATAGACCGGCGCTTGCGCGACGACCTGCGGCGCCTGCTGCACGGGCGCCGGGGCTGGCTGGCGATGGACCTGCTGCACCGGGGCCGGCTTGGGCGGTGCCGGCCGCGCCACCTTGGCCGGGGCGGGGGCCGGCTCGGGCTGGGCTGCCGGCGCGGCCGCCTGCGGTTGAGCCGGGGCGAACTGCTGCTGGCCGGCCACCTGGGTCGGCGCGAGCTGCGCCGCGGCCGCGACCTGGGTTGGCTCGGGCTTGTCGATGGAACGCATCACCAGCGCGCCGGCTAGGCCGGCCGTGGCCAGGGCCAGGGTTCCCACCATCACCCACACGGCGCGGGGCACCGCGGCCAGCGAGGAAGGGGGGGTGGCGGAAGCGGAAGCGTTGGGGTTCAGGGCTGCGGACATGGTTGGGCTCGTGGTTGTTCGTCCGTTTATAACGGCCGAGTTTGTACGGCGAGCACTTCGCTTGAGTTGACTTTGTGTCGCTTGGTGACGCGCCCGAGCGCCGCCGCCGGCTTCAACTGTCGAGCCAGCGCGTGATCGGCGCCCACTGGGCGAGGTCGCGCTCGACCCGCGCCGGCGCCAGGTCGAACACGGTCAGCCCGCGGGCGGCCAGGTGCACGTAGTTCTGGGTCGGCCGCAGCTCGCCGAGCACCGGCAGGCCCAGGCCCTTGACGAAGGCCTGCAGCTGATCGGCCGCCAGCGTGCGGGGGTCGACCCGGTTGCCGACGATGGCCACCGGCAGGCCGCTGGTCTTGTGGTGCCCGGCCAACTCATCCAAAAAGGCGCGGGTGGCGAAGATGTCGAACACGCTCGGCGACAGCGGCACCACCACCTTGCTGGCCGATTCGAGCAGCGCCCGCAGCTCCTTGCCGTGCAGCCCGGCCGGGGTGTCGATCACGACGTGGGTCGTGCCCTTGGGTGGCCGGGCGAGCTTGCCGTCGCCGACCTCCCAGCCCTGGATGGGCCGGGCCGCCGGTGGACGCAGGTTCAGCCAGAGCCGGCTCGATTGCTGGCGGTCGGCGTCGCCCAGCATGACCGCATGACCCTGGCTGGCGAAATGACCCGCGATGTGGGTGGCGACGGTGGACTTCCCGACACCGCCCTTGGGATTGGCAACGACCACGACCGGCATGGGCACCTCCGAAGGGAGCGGTCCATGTTCGGGCAGGGCCGCTTGCGCGCCATGGTAACCGCACGGATGAGCCGCCCCTTGCGGGCGGGTCAAGCAGCCAGGAAGCCGTCCCAGGTCAGCTTCAGCCCGGTCAGCAGCATGCCCAGGTAGACCAGCCGGTAGAACAGCCGGGGCTGGATGCGGTGCGCCAGCTTGACGCCGACCAGCACGCCGACCGGCGCCAGCGGCAGCAGCACGGCGGAGGTCGCCATGTTGCGCAGGTCCAGCAGGCCCAGCCAGGCATACGGGATCCACTTGCTCAGGTTGATGGCGAAGAAGAACACCGCCATCGAGGCCGTGTAAGCGGTGGGCGCCAGCCGCATCGGCAGCACGTAGGCGTTGACCGGCGGCCCGCCCGCATGGGCAATGAAGCTGGTGAAGCCGGAGGTGGTGGTCAGCAGCGCGCCCACCCAGGTCGGCGGCGCCGGGCTGTCGGGCCGGGGTGGAAACAGCAGCCGCTGGGCCAGGAACACCAGGGTGAAGACGCCCACGATGCCGGCCACCAGGCGCGCATCCAGCAGCTTGAACAGCAGGGTGCCGACGACGGTGCCGAGCAGGCCGAACGGCAGCAGGAAGCGGATCAGCTTCCAGTCGAAGTGGCCGCGCCAGGCGCGCAGGCCCAGCACGTCCATCACGAACAGCAGCGGCATCAGGATGGCCGCCGCCTGCGGCACCGTGACCGACAGCGCCATCAGCGGCACCGCCAGCGAGCCGAAGCCGGCGCCGAAGCCGCTCTTGCTGATCCCCAGCAGCAGGACGGCGGGAATCGCGACCGCGTAGAAGCCCGCGTCGGTGATCAGCGGGAAGTCCAAGGCGGGTTCAGACCCGCTCGAGGACCAGCGCGATGCCCTGGCCGACGCCGATGCACATGGTGCACAGCGCATAGCGGCCGCCGCTGCGGTGCAGCTGGTTCACCGCGGTGGTCG
The sequence above is a segment of the Ramlibacter tataouinensis genome. Coding sequences within it:
- a CDS encoding carboxyl transferase domain-containing protein, whose protein sequence is MPVLETQLNPRSAEFQAHAQAMRELVADLQAQVARHALGGGEAARAKHTARGKLLPRDRVQMLLDPGTPFLELSPMAAHGMYDDAAPSAGVITGIGRVGGREVVIVCNDATVKGGTYYPLTVKKHLRAQEIALQNRLPCIYLVDSGGANLPNQDEVFPDREHFGRIFYNQANLSAQGIAQIAVVMGSCTAGGAYVPAMSDEAIIVKNQGTIFLGGPPLVKAAIGEVVSAEDLGGGDVHTRLSGVADHLAHNDLHALSLARQAVATLGGDKALPAQAREPRPPKYDPQELHGVVPSDTRKPYDVREIIARIVDGSEFHEFKARFGTTLVCGFAHIEGLPVGIVANNGILFSESAQKGAHFIELCCQRKVPLVFLQNITGFMVGRKYENEGIARHGAKMVTAVATAQVPKFTVIIGGSFGAGNYGMCGRAYSPRFLWMWPNARISVMGGEQAASVLATVKRDGIESRGGNWGADEEEAFRAPIREQYEAQGHPYYATARLWDDGVIDPADTRRVLALGLSAALNAPIGEPKFGVFRM
- a CDS encoding AraC family transcriptional regulator; this encodes MSSAAGRAPGPAPAAATPIAFARAIVAAYRRYGGAPDEALRTARIAPAQLRQPQGRMTARQMELLSAAAMQELDDEGLGAFSRKLPWGSYGLLARASLTAPDLGVALGRWCRHHGLLVPDIRLELATTGDSAVVRLHELVPLQPAARELSIAFILRNVHGLACWYVDSRIPLQGADFPFAAPPHADAYAHMFPGGPLSFGQAPASIRFDARYLALPLRRDEKALSQLLRQRALSVTVLQYRRDRLLVPQVRQALAAHPGRSHSAESVAGLLHLSARTLHRQLKAEGASLQQLKDEVRFDLARDLLLRTARPLKQVAVAAGFRNEKSFARAFKARMGAAPGEFRAAGGSSSRV
- a CDS encoding glycine zipper 2TM domain-containing protein encodes the protein MSAALNPNASASATPPSSLAAVPRAVWVMVGTLALATAGLAGALVMRSIDKPEPTQVAAAAQLAPTQVAGQQQFAPAQPQAAAPAAQPEPAPAPAKVARPAPPKPAPVQQVHRQPAPAPVQQAPQVVAQAPVYAPPAPVQTTRAAICATCGTVLAVHEVKEKGQGTGLGAVGGALVGGLLGNQVGGGNGKKAMAVVGAVGGGLAGHEVEKRARSTVAYDVQVRMEDGSVRTLRRSEPLAVGTPVFVEGSELRVGGPGVGSVQPGTLRTSASGTGA
- a CDS encoding ParA family protein, translated to MPVVVVANPKGGVGKSTVATHIAGHFASQGHAVMLGDADRQQSSRLWLNLRPPAARPIQGWEVGDGKLARPPKGTTHVVIDTPAGLHGKELRALLESASKVVVPLSPSVFDIFATRAFLDELAGHHKTSGLPVAIVGNRVDPRTLAADQLQAFVKGLGLPVLGELRPTQNYVHLAARGLTVFDLAPARVERDLAQWAPITRWLDS
- a CDS encoding sulfite exporter TauE/SafE family protein, producing MDFPLITDAGFYAVAIPAVLLLGISKSGFGAGFGSLAVPLMALSVTVPQAAAILMPLLFVMDVLGLRAWRGHFDWKLIRFLLPFGLLGTVVGTLLFKLLDARLVAGIVGVFTLVFLAQRLLFPPRPDSPAPPTWVGALLTTTSGFTSFIAHAGGPPVNAYVLPMRLAPTAYTASMAVFFFAINLSKWIPYAWLGLLDLRNMATSAVLLPLAPVGVLVGVKLAHRIQPRLFYRLVYLGMLLTGLKLTWDGFLAA